The Ranitomeya imitator isolate aRanImi1 chromosome 6, aRanImi1.pri, whole genome shotgun sequence genome window below encodes:
- the LOC138642000 gene encoding uncharacterized protein: MVTLRFLATGESLTSLHFQFRLGISTIGGIVKDTCRAIWDTLQLEYIPQPTMEIWMRSSEQFERMCNFPNCVGAVDGKHIRIAKPAGTGSEYYNYKKYFSIVLMAIADANCRFLAVDIGAYGRSNDSQVFKNSPMGRCLYGDTYNFPPARPLPGTSEPALPYVCVGDEAFQLSPHLLKPYSSRELHRTKRVFNYRLTRARRVVECSFGILTAKWRVLLTAIKLDTKTVDDVVKACVVLHNFVISKEPVTLDDEQLETSLWDYRSASVRSTGSVTRMREQFAEYFLSPVGRIPWQDIIV, encoded by the exons atggtgacactgcg cttcctagctacgggtgagtctttgacttcactccatttccaattccggctggggatttccactattggcggaattgtgaaggacacatgtcgtgcgatttgggacactttacagctggagtatatcccacaaccaacaatggaaatctggatgagaagttccgaacaatttgagcgaatgtgtaattttccaaattgtgttggtgctgtggacggcaaacacattaggattgcaaaaccggcaggaacaggatcagagtactataactataaaaaatacttctcaattgtactcatggctattgctgacgccaactgccgattccttgctgtggatataggagcgtatggccggtccaacgactcccaagtgtttaaaaactctccgatgggtcgctgcctgtatggagatacatacaatttcccgccagcaagaccgctcccaggaaccagtgaaccagccttgccctatgtgtgtgtaggtgatgaagcctttcaactgtcgccgcacctactgaaaccatacagcagccgtgaattacaccgcaccaagcgggtatttaattaccgtcttaccagagcaagaagagtggtagagtgctctttcggtattttgacagcaaagtggagagttctgctgacggcaataaaactggatacaaaaactgtagacgatgttgtcaaggcatgtgtggtgctccataattttgttatttcaaaggagcccgttaccttggatgacgaacaattggagacatccttgtgggattaccgaagtgcctctgttcgctccaccggttctgttactaggatgagggaacagtttgctgaatattttttgtcacctgttgggcggattccatggcaagacataattgtgtga
- the LOC138641999 gene encoding uncharacterized protein, translating to MSSSGSPPPQQQQVSESESDEELSEGTETGGDIEVEEEPSSPAAAAAAAGAAERPAQHEGSPRRSQSRRTRRRGRPSASQCAPEYDSDIDIEALIEEVREREPLWNMADRRHADTSVTRRLWLEVCRNIFARWEDLLPQQQSKLCTKVRKRWRSLRDRFKREFNEEMQAPSGSAARKKRRYRYGQNLSFLRETMLSRVTYSSHRAPASTSAPSEAIPPESATGDHVGRPHTSHPSVPSTSSASTSGVQPSLLASDGQQIAFPLPHPSDPATSTPPVGSWRQRQRGQERSYAPEFLHLNAGFQNSFKILGEQVTAGFSMMQSRMSENHHEISSRLDRLHLDVSQAPANLFFQSMLRSMEKLSFDQQMRVMNSCHNALLKVINEPQSTPTPPHTSQSQFQHHAPQYHRQSQYPHHSQYQHHYQYPTRPTTQMYSPVFSSSLPSFPSPVSFPPTPTQHPSGQPPVLPPPSTTDATGRVSPIPPTDVVQPSSPSSHSYSTQQYQDL from the exons atgtcctcttccggcagccctcctccacagcaacagcaggtatcg gaatcggaatccgatgaggagctgtcggaagggaccgagacgggtggagacatcgaagtggaggaggaaccaagt tctcctgctgctgctgctgctgctgctggtgctgctgaacgtccagcacagcatgaaggttctcccaggcgctcccagagtcggcggactcgacgccgcggtcggccatca gcttcacagtgtgctcccgaatacgattcagatatcgatattgaagccctcatcgaggaggttcgtgaacgggagccactgtggaacatggctgaccgcaggcatgctgataccagtgtcacccgtcggctctggttggaagtatgccggaacatctttgcgaggtgggaggaccttcttccacagcagcagagcaaactat gtaccaaggttaggaagcggtggcggtcattgagggatcgctttaagagggagtttaacgaggagatgcaggccccgagtggctcagcagcaaggaagaagaggaggtacagatatggccagaacctctccttcctgagggaaaccatgctgagtagagt cacctactccagccaccgtgcgcctgcatctacctctgcaccctctgaagcgatccctcctgagtccgccaccggggaccacgtcggtaggccccacacctctcacccctctgtcccctccacttcatccgcctctaccagtggagtgcagccttccttactcgcatctgatggtcaacagatagcgttccctttaccccacccctctgaccctgccacctctacaccaccggtaggttcatggcggcagcgtcagaggggtcaggaaaggagctatgctcctgagttcttgcatctaaatgcaggcttccaaaattcatttaaaattttgggagaacaagtgactgctggtttcagcatgatgcaatcacgcatgagtgaaaaccaccatgaaatcagcagtcgcttggatagactgcatttagatgtaagtcaagctccagccaatcttttttttcagtccatgctcaggagcatggaaaagctttcttttgatcagcagatgcgggtaatgaatagctgccataacgctctgctgaaggtaattaacgaaccccaatctacccccacacctccccacacatcccagtcccaatttcaacaccatgccccacaatatcaccgccagtcccaatatccacatcactctcaatatcaacatcactaccaatacccaacccggcccacaacccaaatgtattcacccgtgttttcttcatctttgcccagctttccttccccagtaagttttccacctaccccaacacaacacccctctggtcagcctcctgttttaccccccccttccactacagacgcaacaggtagggtttccccaatcccacctaccgacgtggtccaaccttccagcccctcctcccatagttactccacccaacaataccaggacctgtga